A genomic stretch from Amycolatopsis sp. 195334CR includes:
- a CDS encoding HAMP domain-containing sensor histidine kinase, which produces MRWRLGLAAKIAITVVLSTVGASAVMAVVVYTTQVSSATDRFTTSATIGFNSDIQQARQHLTPCRDEDPAGCPVRAAASFMEGRLGLTWSLLHFAPGKSAERDGRYVPVLGNTGWQPGQLPVDRIDEARDMQAPAVTYAYQGDDGSYLVVAGAIAPGIVLAEFYSTAGLDREIAGLRTQLIVLTLVVAVSAAAIALLTARRIQRPLRTAASAARRLGAGKLQTRLPVHGHDELAELARSFNTMAGRLGESIDELRRKDVQQRRFVADVAHDLRTPLASLVALTDSLSNPDHRDRDRSVELLGTQIRRLSTLVEDLLEISRIDAGVADFRPEPIDLAELVADAAEMVPSSAGVTSEAAGDTTVQGDARRLHTIVRNLLSNAEHHGAPPVRVTIDGTAPEEVSVTVTDHGPGVPDELAAVIFDRFVRGDQARAYTEGSGLGLAIARENALMHDGRITVRDEPGAGAAFTLTLPR; this is translated from the coding sequence GTGAGGTGGCGGCTCGGCCTCGCCGCCAAGATCGCCATCACCGTGGTGCTGTCCACTGTGGGCGCTTCCGCGGTGATGGCCGTGGTGGTCTACACCACGCAGGTCTCCTCGGCCACCGACCGGTTCACCACCTCGGCGACCATCGGCTTCAACTCCGACATCCAGCAGGCCCGCCAGCACCTCACCCCCTGCCGCGACGAGGATCCCGCCGGCTGCCCGGTGCGCGCGGCGGCGAGCTTCATGGAGGGACGGCTCGGGCTCACCTGGTCGCTGCTGCACTTCGCGCCGGGCAAGTCCGCCGAGCGCGACGGCCGGTACGTCCCGGTGCTCGGGAACACCGGCTGGCAGCCCGGCCAGCTCCCGGTCGACCGGATCGACGAGGCCAGGGACATGCAGGCCCCGGCGGTCACCTACGCCTACCAGGGGGACGACGGGTCCTACCTGGTGGTGGCGGGCGCGATCGCCCCCGGCATCGTGCTCGCGGAGTTCTACAGCACCGCCGGCCTGGACCGCGAGATCGCCGGCCTGCGCACCCAGCTCATCGTGCTCACCCTGGTGGTCGCGGTCTCGGCGGCCGCCATCGCGCTGCTGACCGCGCGGCGCATCCAGCGCCCCCTGCGGACCGCGGCCTCGGCGGCCAGGCGGCTCGGTGCGGGCAAGCTGCAGACCCGGCTGCCGGTGCACGGGCACGACGAACTCGCCGAGCTCGCGCGTTCGTTCAACACCATGGCCGGGCGGCTGGGCGAGTCCATCGACGAACTCCGCCGCAAGGACGTGCAGCAACGCCGGTTCGTCGCCGACGTCGCGCACGACCTGCGCACGCCGCTGGCCTCGCTGGTCGCGCTCACCGACAGCCTGAGCAACCCGGACCACCGCGACCGGGACCGGTCGGTCGAACTGCTGGGCACCCAGATCCGGCGGCTCAGCACGCTGGTCGAGGACCTGCTGGAGATCTCCCGGATCGACGCGGGCGTGGCCGACTTCCGGCCGGAGCCGATCGATCTCGCGGAACTGGTGGCCGACGCCGCGGAGATGGTTCCGTCGAGCGCCGGGGTCACCTCGGAAGCCGCCGGGGACACGACGGTCCAGGGTGACGCCCGCCGGTTGCACACCATCGTGCGCAACCTGCTCAGCAACGCCGAGCACCACGGGGCCCCGCCGGTGCGCGTGACCATCGACGGCACGGCCCCCGAGGAGGTGTCGGTGACGGTCACCGATCACGGGCCGGGGGTCCCGGACGAACTCGCCGCGGTGATCTTCGACCGGTTCGTCCGCGGTGACCAGGCGCGGGCGTACACCGAGGGCAGCGGACTGGGCCTGGCCATCGCGCGGGAGAACGCGCTCATGCACGACGGCCGGATCACCGTGCGCGACGAACCGGGTGCCGGGGCGGCGTTCACCCTCACCCT